A window of the Nisaea acidiphila genome harbors these coding sequences:
- a CDS encoding urate hydroxylase PuuD: MLELLPNSAVIWDWASFAARWLHVITAIAWIGSSFYFIALDLGLRKAADLPEGAHGEEWQVHGGGFYHIRKYLVAPAALPEHLTWFKWESYWTWVSGFALLCIVYYGHADLYLIDQSVWAAESWQAIAVSLGSLALGWTVYTLACRSPLAKSPTLLMVLLYAALVALAWGFTQIFTGRAAFLHLGAITATIMSANVFMVIIPNQKVVVADLKAGRTPDAKYGAIAKLRSTHNNYLTLPVLFLMLSNHYPLAFATEYNWIIASLVFLMGVTIRHFFNSMHARKGQPWWTWGLTAALFLAIVWLSTAGPKSVPEDAAEAVMGPAAMQFASSDHFEEVTYAVMGRCSMCHAEEPAWDGIVAAPKGVLLETEAQIASHAREIYLQAGLSHAMPPANVSYMEPVERQLIVTWYEDGRRGAVQ; encoded by the coding sequence ATGCTTGAGCTGTTGCCGAATTCGGCCGTGATCTGGGACTGGGCGTCTTTCGCCGCGCGCTGGCTGCATGTCATCACCGCCATCGCCTGGATCGGCTCGTCCTTCTACTTCATCGCCCTTGATCTCGGCCTAAGGAAGGCGGCGGACCTGCCGGAGGGCGCCCATGGCGAGGAATGGCAGGTGCATGGCGGCGGCTTCTATCACATCCGGAAATATCTCGTGGCCCCCGCCGCCCTGCCGGAACACCTGACCTGGTTCAAGTGGGAGAGCTACTGGACCTGGGTATCGGGCTTCGCACTGCTCTGCATCGTCTATTACGGCCATGCCGATCTCTACCTGATCGACCAAAGCGTCTGGGCCGCCGAAAGCTGGCAGGCCATCGCCGTGTCGCTCGGCTCGCTCGCGCTTGGCTGGACGGTCTATACGCTCGCCTGCCGCTCGCCGCTGGCGAAGAGCCCGACGCTGCTGATGGTGCTGCTCTACGCGGCGCTTGTGGCGCTCGCCTGGGGCTTCACGCAGATCTTCACCGGGCGTGCCGCCTTTCTGCATCTCGGCGCCATCACCGCGACCATCATGTCCGCCAACGTCTTTATGGTGATCATCCCGAATCAGAAGGTCGTCGTTGCCGATCTGAAGGCGGGCCGTACTCCGGACGCGAAATACGGCGCCATCGCCAAGCTGCGCTCGACGCACAACAACTACCTGACCCTGCCGGTCCTCTTCCTGATGCTCTCGAACCATTACCCGCTCGCCTTTGCGACCGAGTACAACTGGATTATCGCGAGCCTGGTCTTCCTGATGGGCGTCACGATCCGGCATTTCTTCAACAGTATGCATGCCCGCAAGGGACAGCCCTGGTGGACCTGGGGGCTGACCGCCGCGCTCTTCCTCGCCATCGTCTGGCTCTCGACCGCGGGTCCCAAGTCCGTGCCGGAAGATGCAGCGGAGGCGGTGATGGGACCGGCCGCGATGCAATTCGCCTCATCGGATCATTTCGAAGAGGTCACCTACGCGGTGATGGGGCGCTGCTCCATGTGTCACGCCGAGGAGCCGGCCTGGGACGGGATCGTCGCGGCGCCGAAGGGCGTGCTGCTGGAGACCGAGGCGCAGATCGCCTCCCATGCCCGCGAGATCTATCTCCAGGCCGGGTTGAGCCACGCGATGCCGCCGGCCAACGTTTCCTACATGGAGCCGGTGGAACGCCAGCTTATCGTCACCTGGTACGAGGACGGCCGCCGCGGCGCCGTGCAGTGA
- a CDS encoding adenylate/guanylate cyclase domain-containing protein, with protein MTPPSIAALSALDSIGFVSRSVLVADMADSVRLIAKDEQSVIERWIRLVDTVENQILPRTSGRMVKSLGDGFLVEFEDARSAVAAALGIQSMFQTLETSQPDEQKIRLRIGIEVGEVISGARDVYGHKVNVAARLGGLARPGEIVVSAAVRDRLALDIDCDIEDMGPCYLKNLDDPVRSFRLSPPNLERMLPSAMNLAHLQPTIAVIPFSCPYREPERQIIGEVLADTIIEPLSRSMFTNVISRLSTSAFRNRTASIKEICGQLGANYVLSGSYMLDGDTVHLQTELADGGSGNVIRAEPLNISLIGPAELRAEIVDRFIETIGMSIASQEVRRARVAALPTLETHTLLIAAITLMHRNTVDDFTLARDLLAEIVNRTPRHPVPHAHIAHWLVLRAQQGWSPDLTRDGDVALDHTRRALDTDPDSSLALTVEGLVTTHFLKRFDVAEDRYEMAVRANPNSSLAWLLKGALHAFVDQGDVAVESTSRALALSPLDPQRYYYDSLAATACLADGKNEQSLELADRSLRANKQHTSTLRVKLAAEWRLEKFEQAKQTALLLQNSEPGLTVSGWLDRTPAASYSLGEEFADIMRKVGIPES; from the coding sequence ATGACACCGCCCAGCATCGCGGCGCTAAGCGCTCTCGACAGCATCGGCTTCGTCAGCCGCTCGGTGCTGGTCGCCGATATGGCGGACTCAGTCCGGCTGATAGCGAAGGACGAACAGAGCGTCATCGAACGGTGGATCCGGCTGGTCGATACCGTCGAGAACCAGATTCTTCCGCGGACCTCCGGACGCATGGTGAAGAGCCTGGGCGACGGATTCCTCGTGGAATTCGAGGATGCGAGGTCGGCGGTAGCAGCCGCGCTCGGCATCCAAAGCATGTTCCAAACACTGGAAACCAGCCAACCGGACGAACAGAAGATCCGCCTCAGAATCGGCATCGAGGTCGGGGAAGTCATCTCCGGCGCCCGGGACGTCTACGGCCACAAGGTCAATGTTGCGGCCCGGCTCGGCGGACTCGCCCGGCCCGGCGAGATCGTCGTTTCCGCCGCCGTGCGGGATCGGCTGGCGCTGGATATCGATTGCGATATCGAAGATATGGGGCCGTGCTATCTGAAGAACCTCGACGACCCGGTCAGGTCCTTCCGCCTCAGCCCGCCGAACCTCGAAAGGATGCTGCCGAGTGCGATGAATTTGGCGCATCTGCAGCCGACCATCGCCGTCATTCCTTTTTCCTGTCCCTATCGGGAACCGGAACGGCAGATCATCGGCGAGGTTCTGGCGGACACGATCATCGAGCCGCTCTCGCGCTCCATGTTCACCAATGTCATATCCCGCCTGTCGACCAGCGCGTTCCGCAACCGGACGGCGAGCATCAAGGAGATCTGCGGCCAGCTCGGCGCGAACTATGTGCTTTCCGGAAGCTACATGCTGGATGGAGACACGGTTCACCTTCAGACGGAACTGGCCGACGGCGGATCCGGCAACGTGATCCGGGCGGAGCCGCTCAACATCTCTCTGATTGGCCCGGCAGAACTGCGGGCGGAGATCGTCGACCGCTTCATCGAGACGATCGGCATGTCGATCGCCTCGCAGGAAGTGCGCCGAGCCCGTGTCGCGGCATTGCCGACGCTGGAAACGCACACCCTGCTGATTGCGGCCATCACCCTGATGCACCGCAATACGGTCGACGATTTCACCCTGGCCCGCGATCTCCTCGCGGAGATCGTAAACCGTACGCCGCGCCACCCGGTGCCGCATGCCCATATCGCGCATTGGCTCGTCCTTCGCGCGCAGCAGGGATGGTCTCCGGACCTCACGCGGGACGGCGACGTCGCGCTCGACCACACGAGACGTGCGCTGGACACCGATCCCGACTCGTCCCTCGCGCTGACTGTCGAAGGTCTGGTGACCACGCATTTCCTGAAGCGCTTCGATGTCGCGGAAGACCGCTACGAGATGGCGGTGCGCGCCAATCCGAATTCCTCGCTCGCATGGTTGCTGAAGGGAGCCCTTCACGCCTTCGTCGATCAGGGCGATGTCGCCGTGGAGAGCACGAGCCGGGCGCTCGCCCTCTCGCCGCTGGACCCGCAGCGCTACTACTACGATTCCCTTGCCGCGACGGCCTGCCTCGCCGACGGCAAGAACGAGCAGTCCCTGGAACTGGCGGACCGGTCGCTGCGTGCCAACAAGCAGCATACCTCGACCCTCCGCGTGAAACTCGCCGCGGAATGGCGGCTTGAGAAATTCGAGCAGGCGAAGCAGACCGCTTTGCTGCTGCAGAACAGCGAGCCGGGCCTCACGGTCTCCGGCTGGCTCGACCGGACGCCGGCCGCGTCCTACAGCCTCGGCGAGGAGTTCGCCGACATCATGCGAAAGGTCGGCATACCGGAATCCTGA
- a CDS encoding Crp/Fnr family transcriptional regulator, whose product MVASDGDTIRRFPIFGDLPASRAQELADRCNWQRYAKGRQILGQQDGTSDLFLVVTGSVHIVGYSGAGKAVSYGDISAGEVFGEFSAIDRQPRSASVTALSDCLVGRMTSSDFRDVLATEPRVALNLLETVVAKTRLLSERVFDFSTLTVESRLHVELLRLAGLSDNADASAVLNPAPTHQEIADRISTRRETVTRELNRLAEDGVLSLGRRLIEVRDAARLRDMVDRARLF is encoded by the coding sequence ATGGTAGCGAGTGACGGCGATACGATTCGGCGTTTTCCGATTTTCGGCGACCTGCCGGCTTCGCGGGCGCAGGAACTGGCGGATCGTTGCAACTGGCAGAGATATGCCAAAGGGCGGCAGATCCTCGGCCAGCAGGACGGGACCTCGGATCTTTTCCTCGTCGTTACCGGCAGTGTGCATATCGTTGGATATTCCGGCGCGGGCAAGGCTGTGTCGTATGGCGACATTTCGGCCGGCGAGGTCTTCGGAGAGTTTTCCGCAATCGACCGCCAGCCGAGATCCGCGAGCGTTACCGCGCTCAGTGACTGTTTGGTCGGCCGGATGACATCGTCCGATTTTAGGGACGTTCTGGCGACAGAGCCGCGTGTCGCCCTCAATCTGCTGGAAACCGTCGTTGCCAAGACCCGCCTCTTGAGCGAGCGGGTATTCGATTTCAGCACCCTTACGGTCGAATCGCGCCTGCATGTGGAATTGCTGCGGCTTGCCGGGCTCTCCGACAATGCGGACGCTTCGGCTGTGCTTAATCCCGCGCCAACGCACCAGGAAATAGCCGACCGGATCAGCACCCGGCGGGAGACTGTCACGCGGGAACTCAACCGGCTGGCGGAAGACGGCGTTCTTTCGCTCGGCAGGCGACTCATCGAAGTGCGGGATGCAGCGCGGTTAAGGGACATGGTCGACCGGGCCCGGTTGTTCTAG
- a CDS encoding LysR family transcriptional regulator codes for MPYLDSIRVFVRTVELGSITAGGRDLRLTPAVASNRIRELENRLGIRLFNRTTRKIAPTEVGRLFYDHAKEIIEALDKAEAAVAEYSQTPRGSIKVLSPLGLARRVVAPLVPEFNDLYPDLAIQLRLSDRKVDIFDERVDVAIVLGTPEDSSLKARKIMDCPRVLCAAPVYLDHFGTPEKPEDLVEGGHRCLLLRFPGTQEYFWTLQTKTGPARFNVRGPYDADEGDVLTEWALAGRGIVNKPFFEVAGHIRSGALVPVLEDTPPPPVALACLYPHRRLLDPKIRLFVDFMIRKCKARVEGMMKGVSTAV; via the coding sequence ATGCCCTATCTCGACAGCATCCGGGTCTTCGTGCGCACCGTCGAACTCGGCAGCATTACCGCGGGCGGCAGGGATCTCCGGCTGACCCCGGCGGTGGCGAGCAATCGTATACGGGAGCTTGAAAACCGGCTCGGTATCCGGCTCTTCAACCGGACCACGCGGAAGATCGCCCCGACCGAGGTCGGGCGCCTCTTTTACGATCATGCGAAAGAAATCATCGAGGCGCTGGACAAGGCGGAAGCGGCGGTCGCGGAGTACTCGCAGACCCCGCGCGGTTCGATCAAGGTGCTCTCCCCCCTCGGCCTCGCCCGCCGCGTGGTGGCGCCGCTGGTGCCGGAATTCAACGACCTCTATCCCGACCTCGCGATCCAGCTCCGGCTCTCCGACCGCAAGGTCGACATCTTCGACGAACGGGTCGATGTCGCCATCGTGCTCGGCACACCGGAGGATTCGAGCCTGAAAGCCCGCAAGATCATGGACTGCCCGCGTGTGCTCTGCGCCGCGCCGGTTTATCTCGACCATTTCGGCACGCCCGAGAAGCCGGAGGACCTGGTCGAGGGCGGCCACCGCTGCCTGCTGCTCCGCTTTCCCGGCACGCAGGAATATTTCTGGACACTGCAGACAAAGACCGGCCCGGCCCGCTTCAACGTCCGCGGTCCTTACGATGCCGACGAGGGCGACGTGCTGACCGAATGGGCGCTTGCCGGCCGCGGCATCGTCAACAAGCCCTTTTTCGAGGTCGCGGGCCATATCCGCAGCGGCGCTCTTGTCCCAGTATTGGAAGACACCCCGCCCCCGCCGGTGGCCCTCGCCTGCCTCTATCCCCACCGCCGCCTGCTCGACCCGAAGATCCGGCTGTTCGTCGATTTCATGATCAGGAAATGCAAGGCGCGGGTCGAGGGGATGATGAAGGGAGTGTCTACAGCGGTCTAG
- a CDS encoding phosphatase PAP2 family protein, with translation MSGLSGLSGLSGLSGLSGLSGLSGLSGLSGLSGLSGLSGLSGLGGAQLVVPGPLISNQDGIAGTWAPPPPPKPLKAGDLKNLELWSPVVRATLYHFEVFSRLGAELDTSGKAPAVNIYHLETKSQAGKPPKADYHPLIKLSRPDIKTFKEQLEFIHGYEELRVDRAPEIVAQLGVPMMFYSSIAFLDQARTPWTIELIFVALRLAYEMVMQVKNGLACKRPIEFSPQIQPIIPTPDHGTLPSGHATEGSIFAYVLWRLMKESGSATYKDIGLYEQLMRQAERIAINRTVAGVHFPADSAAGAILGIQLGQYLVARCTDEKKISNWQFDGEKYPGDQDFSIWNVVRGDKANAGELIPTPYSGKQSGTQTKLGESSATLSWLWKKALDEWK, from the coding sequence ATGAGCGGATTGAGTGGACTGAGCGGCCTCAGTGGTTTGAGCGGACTCAGTGGATTGAGCGGTCTTAGCGGACTGAGTGGCCTCAGTGGGCTGAGCGGCCTCAGCGGATTGAGCGGTCTATCCGGTCTCGGCGGCGCCCAGCTCGTCGTGCCGGGACCGCTGATCAGCAATCAGGACGGCATCGCCGGAACCTGGGCGCCGCCGCCGCCGCCGAAACCGCTGAAGGCGGGCGATCTCAAAAATCTCGAACTCTGGTCACCGGTGGTCCGTGCCACGCTCTACCATTTCGAGGTCTTCTCGCGCCTCGGCGCCGAGCTGGACACCAGCGGCAAAGCACCGGCGGTCAATATCTATCACCTGGAAACCAAGTCCCAGGCAGGCAAGCCGCCGAAAGCGGACTATCACCCGCTGATCAAGCTGAGCCGTCCCGATATCAAGACCTTTAAGGAGCAGCTCGAATTCATCCACGGCTATGAGGAGCTTCGGGTCGACCGGGCGCCCGAGATCGTCGCCCAACTCGGCGTGCCGATGATGTTCTACAGCTCGATCGCGTTCCTAGATCAGGCGCGTACGCCCTGGACCATTGAACTGATTTTCGTCGCCCTGCGCCTGGCCTACGAAATGGTCATGCAGGTCAAGAACGGCCTCGCCTGCAAGCGGCCGATCGAATTCTCGCCGCAGATCCAGCCGATCATCCCAACGCCGGATCACGGTACCCTGCCGAGCGGCCATGCGACCGAAGGTTCGATCTTCGCCTATGTCCTCTGGCGCCTGATGAAGGAATCCGGCAGCGCGACCTACAAGGATATCGGCCTATACGAACAGCTGATGCGGCAGGCGGAACGGATCGCCATCAACCGCACCGTCGCCGGCGTACACTTCCCGGCGGACAGCGCGGCCGGCGCCATTCTCGGTATCCAGCTCGGCCAGTACCTGGTCGCCCGCTGCACGGACGAGAAAAAGATCAGCAATTGGCAGTTCGACGGCGAGAAGTATCCGGGAGATCAGGACTTCTCCATCTGGAACGTCGTCAGGGGCGACAAAGCGAATGCCGGGGAGCTCATACCGACTCCCTATTCGGGGAAACAGAGCGGCACGCAGACAAAACTCGGCGAGTCATCCGCGACCCTCAGCTGGCTCTGGAAAAAAGCGCTGGACGAGTGGAAGTGA
- the guaD gene encoding guanine deaminase gives MTETILRGRVLSFRSEPAHYDDMDSFLYIEDGAVHIAGGKIVSVGAFDPKAGEGATVVDHRPHLIVPGFIDTHAHFPQMQVIASWGATLLDWLEKYTFPEETRFSDPEHAATIAGHFLDTLAAHGTTTAAVYCTVHPQSAEAFFTEAERRNMAMIAGKVMMDRNAPKGLLDTPESSYDDSKALIGKWHGRGRALYAITPRFAITSTPEQLEMAEALVREHPDCYLQTHLSENKAEIELTRQLYPGARDYFDVYESYGLLGAKSLFGHAIHLTKREQKRMAETDSVAVFCPTSNLFLGSGLYDEAGLRADGVRRAIATDVGGGTNYSMLRTLDEGYKVLALRGQRMDPLHSFYWATLGNAHALSLEDRIGTLAPGSNADIAVLDSRATPVMALRMERVKSLQEELFLLQTLGDDRAVAETYVDGRPVKNCASSADRSG, from the coding sequence ATGACCGAGACCATCCTTCGCGGGCGGGTGTTGAGCTTCCGCTCCGAGCCGGCGCATTACGACGACATGGACAGCTTCCTCTATATCGAGGACGGCGCGGTGCACATCGCGGGCGGGAAGATCGTGTCCGTCGGCGCGTTCGATCCGAAGGCGGGTGAGGGGGCGACCGTCGTAGACCACCGCCCGCACCTGATCGTGCCGGGCTTCATCGACACCCACGCGCATTTCCCGCAGATGCAGGTGATCGCGTCCTGGGGCGCGACCCTGCTCGACTGGCTGGAGAAATACACCTTTCCGGAGGAAACGCGGTTCTCCGACCCGGAGCATGCGGCGACAATTGCGGGCCATTTCCTCGACACGCTGGCGGCGCACGGCACTACAACGGCGGCGGTCTACTGCACCGTCCATCCGCAGTCGGCAGAGGCCTTCTTCACCGAGGCGGAGCGCCGGAACATGGCGATGATCGCCGGCAAGGTGATGATGGACCGGAACGCGCCGAAGGGCCTGCTCGACACGCCTGAGAGCTCCTACGACGACAGCAAGGCGCTCATCGGCAAATGGCACGGGCGGGGACGGGCGCTCTATGCCATCACCCCGCGCTTCGCCATTACCTCGACGCCGGAGCAGCTCGAGATGGCCGAGGCGCTGGTGCGCGAGCATCCGGATTGCTACCTGCAGACCCATCTCTCCGAGAACAAGGCGGAAATCGAATTGACGCGCCAGCTATACCCCGGCGCGCGGGACTATTTCGACGTCTACGAGAGCTATGGCCTGCTCGGCGCGAAGAGCCTTTTCGGCCATGCGATTCATCTCACAAAGCGCGAGCAGAAGCGGATGGCGGAGACGGACTCGGTCGCCGTCTTCTGCCCGACCTCGAACCTCTTCCTCGGCAGCGGTCTCTATGACGAGGCGGGACTTCGGGCCGATGGAGTGCGCCGCGCGATCGCGACCGATGTCGGCGGCGGCACCAACTACTCGATGCTGCGGACACTGGACGAAGGCTACAAGGTGCTGGCGCTCAGGGGCCAGCGCATGGACCCGCTGCACAGCTTCTACTGGGCGACCCTCGGAAATGCTCATGCGCTCTCGTTGGAGGACCGGATCGGGACGCTGGCACCCGGGAGCAATGCGGATATCGCCGTGCTGGACAGCCGGGCCACTCCGGTCATGGCGCTTCGGATGGAACGGGTGAAAAGCCTGCAGGAGGAGCTTTTCCTCCTGCAGACCCTTGGCGATGACCGGGCGGTGGCCGAAACCTATGTGGACGGCCGGCCGGTCAAGAATTGTGCGTCGTCTGCGGATAGATCTGGCTGA
- a CDS encoding thiamine pyrophosphate-binding protein: MSAKKTYEILAEAFRQEQVETCFALLGDANMNWATALAELGCGFVYVRHEHCAVAAAMSYARAKNTVGVATVTCGPGLTQIMTALPAAVRAHIPLVVFAGESPLKNHWYNQELEQAPFVKAAGAAYHALHHPDRMLRQVRDAFVQAQEEMRPVVLGVPFDLQNRDWASDGTLPKPSRDVLPKMRPMPPHPDDVTDMAAVIAKARKVVVMAGLGATRSEGAVEACKALAERCGGLLATTLPARGLFHDDPFNLSIAGGFSSDVTRECFQEADLVVAVGASLANHNSYGGTLYPNAEVIRIDTNQTTLTQGRITAHRHLRGDAGMSVRALVDALGPRDAKAANWRSPELAAKIRDTPADGSDFNVEQGLMDPRDVAKALDDALPKTWEAVNSSGHCSYYFAQMPDRPMENFHTIREFGAIGNGTSFAMGVAAARPENPVVMFDGDGSLLMHIQELETMKRHGMKVLICVMNDGAYGSEIHKLRSEGLDDSGAVFGRPDFAAIAHGFGIAGETVTDLSELPRLVETFAAGSGPAVWDFHISDQVLSPVMQRAHPR, from the coding sequence GTGTCCGCCAAGAAAACCTATGAGATTCTCGCCGAAGCCTTTCGCCAGGAGCAGGTAGAGACCTGCTTCGCCCTGCTCGGCGACGCGAACATGAACTGGGCAACCGCTCTGGCCGAACTCGGCTGCGGTTTCGTCTATGTCCGTCACGAGCATTGCGCCGTCGCCGCGGCCATGTCCTATGCCAGGGCGAAGAACACGGTCGGCGTCGCGACGGTCACCTGCGGCCCCGGCCTCACCCAGATTATGACCGCCCTGCCCGCGGCCGTGCGCGCGCATATCCCGCTCGTCGTCTTCGCTGGCGAGTCCCCACTGAAGAACCACTGGTACAATCAGGAACTCGAACAGGCGCCTTTCGTGAAGGCCGCCGGGGCCGCGTACCATGCCCTGCATCATCCGGATCGCATGCTTCGACAAGTCCGCGACGCTTTCGTCCAGGCGCAGGAGGAGATGCGGCCCGTCGTGCTCGGCGTCCCGTTCGATCTCCAGAACCGCGACTGGGCGTCGGACGGCACCTTGCCTAAACCGTCACGGGACGTGCTGCCGAAAATGCGGCCCATGCCCCCGCATCCGGATGACGTCACCGACATGGCAGCGGTGATTGCCAAAGCCCGCAAGGTTGTTGTGATGGCCGGCCTCGGCGCGACGCGCTCGGAAGGCGCAGTCGAGGCCTGCAAGGCGCTCGCCGAGCGTTGCGGCGGCCTGCTCGCCACCACCCTGCCGGCCCGCGGCCTGTTCCACGACGATCCTTTCAATCTCAGCATCGCCGGCGGCTTTTCCAGCGACGTGACACGAGAATGCTTCCAGGAGGCGGATCTGGTTGTCGCGGTCGGCGCCAGCCTCGCGAACCATAATTCATACGGCGGTACGCTCTATCCGAATGCCGAAGTGATCCGCATCGACACCAACCAGACCACCCTGACGCAAGGCCGGATCACCGCTCACCGCCACCTTCGCGGCGACGCGGGCATGAGCGTCCGCGCCCTTGTCGACGCCCTCGGCCCCCGCGACGCAAAGGCCGCGAACTGGCGCAGTCCGGAGCTGGCCGCAAAGATCCGGGATACCCCTGCGGACGGATCCGACTTCAATGTCGAGCAGGGTCTCATGGATCCGCGCGACGTCGCGAAGGCGCTGGACGACGCGCTACCGAAGACCTGGGAGGCCGTAAACTCCTCCGGACACTGCTCCTACTATTTCGCGCAGATGCCGGATCGCCCGATGGAGAACTTCCACACCATTCGAGAATTCGGAGCGATCGGCAACGGAACCTCATTCGCAATGGGCGTGGCGGCCGCGCGCCCGGAGAATCCGGTCGTGATGTTCGACGGGGACGGCAGCCTCCTCATGCATATCCAGGAACTGGAGACCATGAAGCGGCACGGCATGAAGGTGCTGATCTGCGTGATGAACGACGGCGCCTATGGCTCCGAGATCCACAAGCTGCGTTCGGAAGGTCTCGACGATTCCGGCGCTGTTTTCGGGCGCCCGGACTTTGCGGCCATCGCGCACGGCTTCGGGATCGCAGGGGAAACAGTGACCGATCTCTCCGAACTGCCGCGTCTGGTGGAAACATTCGCGGCCGGCAGCGGGCCTGCTGTCTGGGACTTCCATATCTCGGATCAGGTCCTCTCGCCGGTTATGCAGCGCGCTCATCCCCGGTAA
- the tcuA gene encoding FAD-dependent tricarballylate dehydrogenase TcuA: MSALTETVWDVVVVGGGNAALCAAIEAAEAGRRVIILEGAPKTYRGGNSRHTRNFRCMHRGPLSVLTDSYEEDEYLDDLLRVTKGNTDENLARLAIRTSEQCLPWMEAHGVRFQPSLSGTLSLGRTNAFFLGGGKALVNAYYNTAADLGIEVVYEAQVAHVEIEDGRFNAVEVEIAGGAKQRIEGRTVVLASGGFQGDIDWLARAWGPAARNFLIRGTPYNRGVVLKDMLDQGADSVGDPTQCHAVAIDGRAPKFDGGIVTRLDCVPFSVVVNKNGERFYDEGEDVWPKRYAIWGRLVAAQPDQVAYSIIDSKSANLFMPSVFPAVEADTLEGLAEKMGLPAEKLRQTVGAFNAACREGNFHPTELDGLATEGVEPQKTNWARPITDPPFYGYSLRPGVTFTYLGLKVDETARVTMDGRKLENVWAAGEIMAGSILGEGYLAGFGMTIGTVFGRIAGQQAAQGAVRGENSHAA, from the coding sequence CTGTCCGCGTTAACTGAAACGGTTTGGGATGTCGTCGTTGTCGGCGGCGGGAATGCGGCCCTCTGCGCCGCGATCGAGGCGGCGGAGGCCGGGCGCCGCGTCATCATTCTGGAGGGCGCGCCGAAGACCTACCGGGGTGGCAATTCGCGCCACACACGGAACTTCCGCTGCATGCATCGCGGGCCGCTGTCGGTCCTGACGGACAGTTACGAGGAAGACGAGTATCTTGACGATCTGCTCCGGGTGACAAAAGGCAATACGGACGAAAATCTCGCGCGGCTCGCGATTCGGACCTCGGAACAGTGCTTGCCCTGGATGGAGGCGCACGGCGTCCGCTTCCAGCCGTCGCTCTCGGGCACGCTATCGCTCGGCCGCACCAACGCCTTTTTCCTGGGCGGCGGCAAGGCGCTGGTGAACGCCTATTACAACACCGCCGCGGACCTCGGTATTGAGGTCGTCTACGAGGCGCAGGTCGCGCATGTCGAGATCGAGGACGGACGGTTCAACGCGGTCGAGGTCGAGATTGCCGGTGGTGCGAAGCAACGCATTGAGGGCCGCACAGTGGTGCTCGCCTCCGGCGGCTTCCAGGGCGATATCGACTGGTTGGCCCGGGCGTGGGGTCCGGCCGCACGGAACTTCCTGATCCGCGGCACGCCCTACAATCGCGGTGTGGTGCTGAAGGACATGCTGGATCAGGGGGCGGACAGCGTCGGCGATCCGACCCAGTGCCACGCCGTCGCGATCGACGGGCGGGCGCCAAAGTTCGACGGCGGCATCGTCACCCGGCTCGACTGCGTGCCGTTCTCCGTCGTCGTGAACAAGAACGGCGAGCGGTTCTACGACGAGGGCGAGGACGTCTGGCCGAAGCGCTATGCGATCTGGGGCCGTCTCGTCGCCGCGCAGCCGGACCAGGTGGCCTATTCGATCATCGACAGCAAGAGCGCCAATCTCTTCATGCCGTCGGTCTTCCCGGCGGTCGAGGCGGACACGCTGGAAGGGCTGGCGGAGAAGATGGGACTGCCCGCGGAGAAGCTGCGCCAGACGGTCGGCGCCTTCAACGCCGCCTGCCGGGAGGGGAACTTCCATCCGACCGAACTCGACGGCCTTGCGACCGAAGGCGTCGAGCCGCAGAAGACGAACTGGGCCCGTCCGATCACCGATCCGCCCTTCTACGGCTATTCACTCCGTCCCGGCGTCACCTTCACCTATCTCGGCCTCAAGGTGGACGAGACGGCAAGGGTGACCATGGATGGGCGCAAACTGGAAAATGTCTGGGCGGCGGGAGAAATCATGGCCGGCAGCATCCTCGGCGAAGGCTATCTCGCCGGTTTCGGCATGACCATCGGAACCGTGTTCGGCCGCATCGCCGGCCAGCAGGCCGCGCAGGGTGCGGTCCGGGGGGAGAACTCCCATGCCGCTTGA